In a single window of the Motilibacter peucedani genome:
- a CDS encoding aldo/keto reductase yields MDYVKLGSTGLEVSKICLGCMTYGDPARGNHTWTLPEDEARPFISQALEAGITFFDTANVYSAGSSEEILGRALKDFTTREQVVIATKVHGRMAEGPNGAGLSRKAIFAQIDASLTRLGTDYVDLYQIHRWDDGTPIEETLEALHDVVKAGKARYIGASSMWSWQFAQALYLADLHGWTRFVSMQDHYNLLYREEEREMLPFCADQGVAVLPWSPLGRGRLARAWDEQTNRSGKDEFGRTLYDTASSDRVVVDRVGEVAEARGVTRAQVALAWMLSKPVVTSPIVGASKPHHLDDAVAAVDLHLDEAEIARLEEPYVPHEVAGF; encoded by the coding sequence ATGGACTACGTCAAGCTCGGAAGCACCGGCCTCGAGGTGTCGAAGATCTGCCTGGGCTGCATGACCTACGGCGACCCCGCGCGCGGCAACCACACCTGGACGCTGCCGGAGGACGAGGCGCGCCCCTTCATCTCCCAGGCGCTCGAGGCGGGCATCACCTTCTTCGACACCGCGAACGTCTACTCGGCGGGCTCGAGCGAGGAGATCCTCGGCCGCGCGCTGAAGGACTTCACGACCCGCGAGCAGGTCGTCATCGCCACCAAGGTGCACGGGCGCATGGCCGAGGGCCCCAACGGCGCCGGCCTGTCGCGCAAGGCGATCTTCGCCCAGATCGACGCGAGCCTGACCCGCCTGGGCACCGACTACGTCGACCTCTACCAGATCCACCGCTGGGACGACGGCACGCCCATCGAGGAGACGCTCGAGGCGCTGCACGACGTGGTGAAGGCCGGCAAGGCGCGCTACATCGGCGCCTCGTCGATGTGGTCGTGGCAGTTCGCGCAGGCGCTCTACCTCGCCGACCTCCACGGCTGGACCCGCTTCGTCTCGATGCAGGACCACTACAACCTGCTCTACCGCGAGGAGGAGCGCGAGATGCTGCCCTTCTGCGCGGACCAGGGCGTCGCCGTGCTGCCGTGGTCGCCGCTGGGCCGCGGCCGCCTGGCCCGGGCGTGGGACGAGCAGACCAACCGCTCCGGCAAGGACGAGTTCGGCCGCACGCTCTACGACACCGCGAGCAGCGACCGCGTCGTCGTCGACCGGGTCGGCGAGGTGGCCGAGGCCCGCGGCGTCACCCGCGCGCAGGTCGCGCTGGCGTGGATGCTGTCGAAGCCGGTCGTGACCTCGCCGATCGTCGGCGCGTCCAAGCCGCACCACCTCGACGACGCCGTCGCGGCGGTCGACCTGCACCTCGACGAGGCGGAGATCGCCCGGCTCGAGGAGCCCTACGTGCCGCACGAGGTCGCCGGCTTCTAG
- a CDS encoding 2'-5' RNA ligase family protein — translation MSHAAEQAPIVVSARLDATAQEFFDTLRRRHFPADRLVVGAHLTLFHAIPGDALGEVLADLRDCVPSGPVTAPVRPPRSLGRGVAYDLDAPALVELHRRLRERWAPLLTRQDAQPLRPHVTVQNKVTPEQARRTLELLAAQERPAAAVSDGVEVWRYVGGPWEPVTTVEFG, via the coding sequence GTGTCCCACGCTGCGGAGCAAGCCCCGATCGTCGTGTCGGCGCGGCTCGACGCGACCGCCCAGGAGTTCTTCGACACCCTGCGGCGCAGGCACTTCCCCGCCGACCGGCTGGTCGTCGGGGCGCACCTGACGCTCTTCCACGCCATCCCGGGCGACGCGCTGGGGGAGGTGCTCGCGGACCTGCGCGACTGCGTACCGTCCGGGCCCGTGACCGCACCGGTGCGCCCGCCGCGCTCGCTCGGGCGCGGCGTCGCCTACGACCTCGACGCACCCGCGCTCGTCGAGCTCCACCGCCGGCTGCGCGAGCGGTGGGCGCCGCTGCTCACGCGCCAGGACGCCCAGCCGCTGCGCCCGCACGTCACGGTGCAGAACAAGGTGACGCCGGAACAGGCGCGCCGGACGCTCGAGCTGCTCGCCGCGCAGGAGCGCCCGGCGGCCGCGGTCTCCGACGGCGTCGAGGTGTGGAGGTACGTCGGTGGCCCGTGGGAACCGGTCACCACCGTCGAGTTCGGCTGA
- a CDS encoding CYTH domain-containing protein gives MHGACRTFVVPRRPELPLHATAQLNVAFLGTTAPWSVRVCRRFLLDAEGNPDPGTFTVQAVGPPASPLGYDGAVDAGLGAAMFAAAPAKVFYSRYDMGAGWSLDVYHFAHEGLALATGPASGPVPRWCGREVSADPAYTEAGLAGSAHRA, from the coding sequence ATGCACGGCGCGTGCCGCACGTTCGTGGTCCCTCGGCGTCCCGAGCTCCCGCTGCACGCGACCGCCCAGCTCAACGTCGCCTTCCTCGGCACGACTGCGCCCTGGTCGGTGCGGGTGTGCCGCCGCTTCCTGCTCGACGCGGAGGGCAACCCGGACCCCGGCACCTTCACGGTGCAGGCGGTCGGGCCGCCCGCGTCGCCCCTCGGCTACGACGGCGCCGTCGACGCCGGCCTCGGCGCCGCGATGTTCGCCGCCGCACCGGCGAAGGTGTTCTACAGCCGCTACGACATGGGCGCCGGCTGGTCGCTCGACGTCTACCACTTCGCCCACGAGGGGCTCGCCCTCGCCACCGGTCCGGCCAGCGGCCCGGTGCCGCGCTGGTGCGGCCGCGAGGTCAGCGCCGACCCGGCCTACACCGAGGCAGGCCTCGCCGGGTCGGCGCATCGCGCCTGA